The Candidatus Methylacidiphilales bacterium genomic interval GCTGTTTCACGTTTTGGAGAATGTTGGTATGGTTGCCGGGCTGATGCCCGTAGCCGGAATTCCTTTGCCGCTAATGAGTTATGGCGGCTCAAACATTTTGTCGGTGTTTATCATGCTGGGGCTTGTGAACAATGTTCGGCTCCGGCGGTTCTTGTTATGAAGATGTGAGGCTCTTCGCGGAAGAGAAGAGACCAGACCCGTTCCGGCGAAAGCAGATTTTGCAACTGGAAGCGAGCGTAACGAAAAAGATTTCAGGTGAGGGAGAGCAAGTAGGGCCAACCGCAAGGAGCCAGAAACACTCCCAAACCGCCGGGGGAGATCGCCCCGGGAAGGCAATCGAGAGCTTGGAAAATTCTAGTGGGACAGCGGCCGAGTAAGGTCCGCAGAACGGTGACGGTGCAGCGAAGGGCTTCTCTAAAGGAGAAGCGAGATGGCGAAAGAATTAGTAATTGCGGGTGGCCGCCACGAAACACGCGTGGCCGTGCTCGAAGATGATCAGTTGGTTGAGGTTTACTTCCAAAGGAAGAACGAATACTCGCTGGCGGGTTCCATACACAAAGGCCGGGTAACGCGTGTATTGCCGGGCATGCAGTCGGCGTTTGTAGATCTTGGCTTGGAGCGGGATACGTTCCTTTATGTGTCGGACTTCTTTGACGAGGAGGACGATATTGAAAAGGTGACTGAAGGCCGGGGTGCGGAACGCGGTCCGGATAACGGCCGGAGCGAAGCGAGCCGGAGCGAGCGGGGAGACCGGGGAGACAACGGACGCCGGGGACGGCGTGGGCGTGACCGTGGGCGGCGCGGGAGAAGCAACGAGGCGCCGTTGAGGGAAGCAGCGCCGGCGGAAGCTTCGGAAGCCGTTGAAGAACTGATCGAGCATGAGTCGATTGCCGAGTTTGCCCCGAACGAATTAGCGGGTTTCGGGGACGGCGTGGAAATCGAAGTGGTGAGCGAGGCGAGTGCGGACAGGAAAAGCGAAAGCGGAGGCACGGGCACTCGCCGCCGCCGTCGCCGCAACGGAAAGCCTGGTAGCTTTCCGGAGAGCAAGTACGCGGATCCGTCGGAAGACAGCGAACCCGAAGGCAACGAGGAGGCTGGGGAAGAAGAGCCGGAATCGCTGCCGGAAGAGATTGTGCTGCTTCCGGGAGAAACCCGGAAAAAATTGCAATCCAAGGGAGTTACGCCGATCGTGCTGCCTTTGGCCGTAGGCGGAGACGAGCCGGCAGAGGCTGAAGAAGCCGAAAGCGAGGCCGCGCCGCTGGCTATGAGCGCCGGGGCCGAAGCGCCGGAAATGCGGCACGCCGAGGAATCTACCATTTCCCCTGTCCATCTCTTGACGCGGGAAGCCTTGGCCGAAGAAGAAGAGGCCGAGGTGATGGAGGAAGTGAAGCAGCACCTGGCCGAGATTGCCCGCGAAAAAGAAGAAGAGCGCGACTACGAAGAAGCGGCGCGCTTGGACGAAGGCCAAGAAGAAGGGGAAGAAGAGGGCCAGGAAGAAAATCCGGAAGAGGGAGACGAGGGAGAGGAAGGCGACGAGGCGGAAGAGGCCGAAGAAGACGAAGGCGATGAGGACGAAATAGAGGAAGCGGCATCTGACGAGACGGCGCTGGCGGAAGACGGCGAGGAAGCGGCCGAAGAAGTCCAAGCCGAATTGGCGGGTGACGCCGAAGGAGAAGAGGAATCTAACGAAGGGGACGAAGCCGTTGTGTTGCCGGCCTTGGGTTATTCCGCGCATTTGCGGCAGAATGAGCCGCGAACGGAAGATGGAGCGCGGGAGCGCGGTGGGCGTCGCCGCCGGCGTGGGCGCGGGGGACGCGAACGCGGAGTGGAAGCGAAAGTTGATGCACCCGCTGAAGCTGCTTCCCTGCCCGAAGGCCAAGCGGAAGAGGCAGCATCGTTGCCTGCATTGTTGCCGGGCGAAAGCCGCAACCGTGAGCGCAAGCCGGAGAGACGGGAAGAACGCCGCGAGGAACGGCGGGAAGATCGCCGCGACGATAAACGCGAGCGACGCACACCGCCTTCCATTTCGGAACTGTTGAAAGAAGGCCAAGAAGTATTGGTGCAGATTGCCAAGGAGCCCTTGGGGCAAAAAGGCGCCCGCATCACCTCGCATATCGCCCTGCCGGGCCGCTACTGCGTCTATATGCCAACCGTGGAGCATACGGGCGTTTCCCGCAAGATTGGCAGCGATGAAGAGCGTGCGCGCTTGAAGCGCATTTTGCAATCGCGCCGCGATACGATCCAAGGCGGCTTCATTATTCGGACCGCTGGGGAGGGCCGTGCGGAATCGGAAATTCTGGCGGACATGGAGTTTCTGCATTCCCTGTGGATGGACGTCCGCAAAAAAGCGGAGGCCAAGAAGGCCCCGGCGCTGATTTATCACGATTTGGAAATTGTGGAGCGCGTGCTGCGGGACCAAGTGGGACCGGACTTCAAGTCCATCTGGGTGGATAACGAAGAAATTTACGAAAGTGTGCTTCGTTTTCTGGAGCGTTTCCAGCCGGCAATGGTGGCGCGCGTCCGGATGTACACGCGGCAAGCCCCCATCTTCGATAGCTTCGGCATCACAAGCGAATTGGAAAAGGCGCTGCGGCCGAAGGTGTGGTTAAAGTCTGGTGGCTACATCGTGATCAACCAGACGGAGGCCCTGGTGGCCATCGACATCAACACCGGTAAGTTTGTCGGGCGGGGCAACCGCCTGGAAGACACCATCGTGAAGACGAATATCGAAGCCGTGAAGGAGATCGTGCGGCAAATCCGTCTGCGCGACCTGGGCGGCATTATTGTGATCGACTTCATTGACATGGATGAGCGTAAGAACCGTTTGCGCGTGATGCAAGCACTGGAAGAAGCCATGCAAGCAGACCGCGCACCGTACAAGATTCTCCAGTTCAATGATTTCGGCTTAGTGGCGATTACGCGGAAGCGCGTGAAGCAATCGCTCGAAAGAACGCTCTGCGCGCCGTGCCCGTATTGCGAGGGTTCGGCTTATGTGAAGAGCGTGCAGACGGTAATTGGCGAAATCATGAACGAGGCGAAGAAACTTGCGCCGGCAGTGGTGGACGCCAAGGACGTGATGTTGCGCGTGAACCCGGAAGTGGCCAAGGTCTTCAAGTCTACGGAGAACGAATATCACGAAGAGCTGGAGGAAGTATTGGGCCGCCAGGTGATGGTGATGTCCGATCCGCTGATTCACCAAGAGAAGTTCGACTTGGGGTAGGGCCGCGCATGCGATTTTGCTTATGGTTTGTTGCTTGGGTAGGCGTATTCGTCTACCCGGCACAGGCCCAAGAGCTTTCGGTTTATTCGGATGCAATTGTGCTGGCCGAAGCGGAGGGGGCGGACCTAAACTGCGAGCCCGCTCCGCAGGTCCGGCAGGTTGAAGTGCTTTCCCCCCAAGTGCAGGCGGGAGGGCAATTGACCCTGTTGTTGGTGGCCCGGGCGCAAGCGGGGACAGCCTTTCAATTGGAAGTGGGTACGAACCCTGAGCAATTGCTGGACTTGAAGCTGTTTCGTTACTTTCCGGGTTTGCGCTACGGCAGGACCCACTTTGAACAGCCACTGGAACATGTGGAAGGGCGGGTGCGCGGCAGGATCGCGGAAGGTCAGCGCTGCGCAACTTTTTTCTTGACGGCCGTGGCAAGGGAAGAAGCAGCCGGTCAAAGGGTGAGATTGGAACCGGCAGTTTGGTTTGCCACGGGAAGGGAAACGGGTGGGTGGATGCGCTATCCGCTGGAAATCCGGGTTGCGGGCAAGGCCACTGCGCCACCCTTGGGCTGGCAGCGTTGTGAAGCCGAGTTAACGGACTTGGCGCAGACTGTGGTGCTCGCTTTGGGGGTGGGCTGCAAGCGCGCTCTGCCAAAATGCGAAGCGACGAGAGAGTTGAGCGTGGGTGCTTTGTTGGCGGGGCAACTCTTGGGAGAAATGCCGGAGTTGGGGAGCGCGCCGGCCTGCG includes:
- a CDS encoding Rne/Rng family ribonuclease, which codes for MAKELVIAGGRHETRVAVLEDDQLVEVYFQRKNEYSLAGSIHKGRVTRVLPGMQSAFVDLGLERDTFLYVSDFFDEEDDIEKVTEGRGAERGPDNGRSEASRSERGDRGDNGRRGRRGRDRGRRGRSNEAPLREAAPAEASEAVEELIEHESIAEFAPNELAGFGDGVEIEVVSEASADRKSESGGTGTRRRRRRNGKPGSFPESKYADPSEDSEPEGNEEAGEEEPESLPEEIVLLPGETRKKLQSKGVTPIVLPLAVGGDEPAEAEEAESEAAPLAMSAGAEAPEMRHAEESTISPVHLLTREALAEEEEAEVMEEVKQHLAEIAREKEEERDYEEAARLDEGQEEGEEEGQEENPEEGDEGEEGDEAEEAEEDEGDEDEIEEAASDETALAEDGEEAAEEVQAELAGDAEGEEESNEGDEAVVLPALGYSAHLRQNEPRTEDGARERGGRRRRRGRGGRERGVEAKVDAPAEAASLPEGQAEEAASLPALLPGESRNRERKPERREERREERREDRRDDKRERRTPPSISELLKEGQEVLVQIAKEPLGQKGARITSHIALPGRYCVYMPTVEHTGVSRKIGSDEERARLKRILQSRRDTIQGGFIIRTAGEGRAESEILADMEFLHSLWMDVRKKAEAKKAPALIYHDLEIVERVLRDQVGPDFKSIWVDNEEIYESVLRFLERFQPAMVARVRMYTRQAPIFDSFGITSELEKALRPKVWLKSGGYIVINQTEALVAIDINTGKFVGRGNRLEDTIVKTNIEAVKEIVRQIRLRDLGGIIVIDFIDMDERKNRLRVMQALEEAMQADRAPYKILQFNDFGLVAITRKRVKQSLERTLCAPCPYCEGSAYVKSVQTVIGEIMNEAKKLAPAVVDAKDVMLRVNPEVAKVFKSTENEYHEELEEVLGRQVMVMSDPLIHQEKFDLG